A segment of the Geoanaerobacter pelophilus genome:
GCCCTCCGCGCCGCAGCCGGGTACAAGTTCCGCTACTGCACCCCAGGCAAAAACGGAGTAACCGAGGGTGAAGAGCTGGAGGCACTGGAGAAACGCAGCAACGGTAAAAAGCTGCTGCCTGACGAGCCTCCCATGCCGGCGGAAGTTGAGCACATCTGGACATGGTTCCAGGAGCTGAGTGCAACCAGGGGCGGCGGCTTCGGCCCCGCCCCGATCACATACCAGGAAATAGAGGCATGGTCCCGCCTCACCGGCAACCGGCCGACTCCCTGGGAAGTAACCCAAATCAAGATGCTC
Coding sequences within it:
- a CDS encoding phage tail assembly chaperone codes for the protein MPDEPPMPAEVEHIWTWFQELSATRGGGFGPAPITYQEIEAWSRLTGNRPTPWEVTQIKMLDAEYFAWQDEKAEKETSSGQ